A window of Streptomyces broussonetiae genomic DNA:
GGTGCGCTCCTCGTCGATCTCCGTGCGGTGGCGGCTGTCGAGGCGGCGGCGCAGCGGCCTCAGAGCCCGGCCCAGTTCGAGTTCGTCTGCGAGCGCCTTGTCCTCGGGCACCCGCACCGGCATCGCCCGGCGCGGTTCGGGCGTGGACGGGGCGAGCCGCACCTCGGGCACGGGCGACCGGCGGGCCGCCGCGTACAGGGCCGGGGCGGTGAGGTCGGGCAGGTCCGGGTCGTCGGGATCGGGGGCCTGTGGGCGCGGGGCCCCGCGGCCGGGCTCGGGGGCGGGATCGGGCACGGGGCGGACCGGGACCGGCTCCGGCTCGCGCAGCAGCGGCGCGTCGGTGTCGGCGGGCAGGCGGCGGGCGAGCCAGAGCACGTCGAGGACCTGGTCGGCGTCCAGGTCGTGCCCGCAGGCGGCCAGCACCCGCAGTGCCTCGGCCAGCCGCCCGCCCCCGCCCGCCACGGTCACATCGCCCCGGTGAGCTGGTGCAGGACGGCGTCCAGCAGGCCGTCCGCATCCAGATCGACGCCTCCGGTGCGCAGGAACACGGCGTTCAGCAACTGGTCGGTGGCCAGTTCGCCGAGGGCGCGGCGGCGCAGGAAGGCGTCGATCAGGTCGTCGGCCTCGCGCAGCGCATCGTCGCCGAGGTGCGCGGCGACGATGGTGCGCAGCCGCTCCTCGTCGGGCACCGGCAGCTCGAGCCGGAGGCAGCGGCGCAGGAAGGCGGGCGGGAAGTCCCGCTCGCCGTTGCTCGTGATGATCACGACGGGGAACTCGGCGCACTGCACGAGCCCTTGGTGCACCCGGACCGTGCCCCGGTGGTCGGAGGTCTGCACCTCCACGTGGGCGGTGTCCTCCGGCAGCCGCACCAGCTCCTTGATCTCGAAGTAGCCCTCCTCGAACACGGTGAGCAGATCGTTGGGGAGGTCGACGTCGCCCTTGTCCATCTCGTCGATGAGCAGGCAGCGCGGCGCGGCCGAGCCCACCAGCGCGGTGCCGAGCGGCCCGAGCCGGATGAACTGCCCGATGGACGGCTCGTGTTCGCCGCGGTCCCGGCTGAGCGTGGTCTCACGCAGCCGGCCGATGGCGTCGTAGACGTACAGGGCGTCGGGCACGGTGGAGCGGCTGGTGACGGACCAGCGCAGCAGGTCGCCCAGGCGCAGCTCGAGCGCGACGGCCCGGGCGAGGGACGACTTGCCCGTGCCCGCGGGCCCGGTGACCAGCAGCGGACGGCGCAGGTGCAGGGCCGCGTTGACGATGTCGGCGTGCCGTGGGTCGATGACGTACGGCAGCTGCGGCCGTGGGGCGCGGGCCGGGGCGAAGCGCCGCCAGGGCGGGGCGGAGGGCAGCGCGACGTCCCGGGGTACGCCGTCGCCCCGGAACAGGCGCCACTCGGCGCCGGCGGCGGATGTCATGGGCCCTCCTGGGGTTCGGACAGGTGCAGACGCGGGACGGTGCGGTCGGCGTCGGCCCAGGCGAGGACCGGACGGCCGGGGAACTCGGGTGGATTGGCCTGGGCGCTCGCCCGGTAGTTGTGGACGCCGTCGGGCAGCTCCCGGGTGGCGACCCGCGCCATGTGCCGGACGCTGTGCGAGGGGCCGTCCTCGCCGCGGTCCCACATCACCACAGGTATGCCCACGGCCAGGCAGGTCTGCACGATGCGGTCCCGGGGCGGACCGGGGCTCACGTCCACGAAGACGCGCACCGTGTCGAGTTGGTTGACGAGCGTGGGGTAGAGCGCGTCCCGGTCGGTGGCGTCGGAGACGACCAGTGTCTCGCCCGAGTCCAGGCGGTTCCACCTGCTGCGCCAGCG
This region includes:
- a CDS encoding AAA family ATPase codes for the protein MTSAAGAEWRLFRGDGVPRDVALPSAPPWRRFAPARAPRPQLPYVIDPRHADIVNAALHLRRPLLVTGPAGTGKSSLARAVALELRLGDLLRWSVTSRSTVPDALYVYDAIGRLRETTLSRDRGEHEPSIGQFIRLGPLGTALVGSAAPRCLLIDEMDKGDVDLPNDLLTVFEEGYFEIKELVRLPEDTAHVEVQTSDHRGTVRVHQGLVQCAEFPVVIITSNGERDFPPAFLRRCLRLELPVPDEERLRTIVAAHLGDDALREADDLIDAFLRRRALGELATDQLLNAVFLRTGGVDLDADGLLDAVLHQLTGAM